In Pseudonocardia sp. DSM 110487, the sequence GTGCCCCATCGATGCCGCGAAGACGATCGTCAGTCCGAGCCCGAGCAGCCACGTGCCGCCATACGTTTCCATGATCGTGAACCAGCCGGCCTGCGGCTGGGCCGCGACCTCAGGCATCGAGGTTGCGGCGATGCCCAGGAGCATCAACAGCGTGTAGAAGACGCCGGAGATGAGCACCGTCCGTACGGTCGCGGCCTTGACCGTGCGCACCCCGGACGCCGTGTAGATCCGCTGGAAGCTGGTGGGCCAGCACAGCGAGCCGACGACGCCGGTGAAGATGAGGCTGAACAGGTAGAGCGGCCCGTACTGGCCGCCGTCGCCCGGCACCTGCAGTATCTCGCGCGGCAGCTCGGCCAGCGTGGCGAAGCTGATCGGGCCGCCGCCGAGGCCCGACAGCAGGAACACGCACAGCACCGCGGAGAAGACGTAGGCGACGATGCCCTGGAAGGCGTCGGTCATGATCAGGCCGCGCATGCCCATGCGGACCGTCCAGTACTGCCGGATGACGATCACGGCGAGCCCGATGACCAGGCATGCGGTGACCGACCAGCTGCCGCCGGAGGCGTACTGGAAGATCTCACCGAACGCCTGCATCCCCAGCACCACCCAGGGGAACAGCGAGACGATGCCGATCACGCTGGCGACGACCTTCACCGGGCGCGAGTCGAACCGGAGGCCGAGCAGGTCGGGCTGCGAGCGCAGGTTGTAGCGGGCTCCCCAGCGCCATGCGCGGGTGGCCATGAAGTACATCATCGCCACCCCGAGGATGGAATACGCCAAACCGTAGAAACCGAACACCCCGGACCCGGCGGCCAGCCCGAAGAACGCGATGAAGGTGGCGCCCGGCCACCAGGAGTTCACGTAGCACATGGCCACGTACCACGGACCATAGCTGCGTCCACCCACCGAGTACTCGTTGAACGATGGCGTGGTCCGCTGCTGGGTGCGGTACAGGATGAAGATCACGATGCCGTAGAAGACGGCGAGCATTCCGAGCATGACCAGCATGTCATTCTCCTGCGATCGGAGCGGCCGGGACGAGGGACTCGTCGAGCTCGCCGCGGATGTCTTCGACGATGTAGAGCCCCCAGAGCCCGAACCCGAGCAGCAGTCCGTCGATCAACCAGTATGCGATCGAGAACGGGACGCCGAGAATCGGCGTGGCGATGCCGCTCGCGCCGAGGTAGAACGGTGGAAAGAGCGCCAGCAACAACGCTATCCCGTAGCCGACACCGAAGAACGTCACCACAGTCCGCCGGCTCAAGCCGCGAATGAACTCCCGCATCCACTGACTCCTTAGTTGACGAGTTCGAGCACCGAGTCGTGCAGCAGCCCGTTGGACGCGATCCCGTTCCCGCAGTCGAAGTCGCAGGTACCGTCCAGGCTCGTGAACCGGCCGCCGGCCTCAGCGATGATCACCGGCATGGGTGCCAGGTCGTAGGCCTTGGTCGTGTAGTCGACGATCGCCTCGGCGTGGCCGCACGCCACCATCGCGTAGCCGTAGGCGTCGCCCCAGGTGCGCAGGATGACCCCGCGCGAATTGAGCTGCCTGATCGTGTCCGGCGCCCAGTCCTCGAGCCACGTCGCCATCACGTACGAGCCGTCCAGGCGGTCCCGGCCGGAGACTCGCGCCGGGGCACCATTGCGCCAACACCCTGCGCCCTTCTCCGCATGGATCAGAACACCCGCGCTCGGGAGGTTGATCGCGCCGAACGTGATCTCGCCGTCCTCCTCGAGGGCGAGCAGATTGGCATAGAGCGGCACCGAGCGGATGAACGACTTCGTGCCGTCGATGGGATCGACGATCCAGCGACGCCCGCTCGAACCGACGTGCTCACCGAACTCCTCGCCCAGCACGCCGTCGTCCGGAAAGCGGCGGGCGAGCGCCTTGCGCAGGAACAGCTCCACCTCTCGATCGGCTTGCGTCACCGGCGACCCGTCGTCCTTTGTGTCCACCCGGTAGCTCGCCTTCTCGTACCAGTACTTCGCGATTTCCCCGGCCTCGGATATGATGTCGACCGCCGCATCGGCTGTGCGCGAGAGCGAGAGTTGCACGTCCTCAGGTTCCGGGTAGACCATTTCTGGTCCCACTCGCCCCGTGTGAAACGCAGGTAACGCCATGGCGTTCCGGGGCACACCTTGTGAACCGCTCGTTACGATCGGGGCACCCATATTGTTCGGGCACCTGGCAGCGGCTAGAACTGGTCTCCGGTACAGGCCGTGCCTCCGTGAGGTGCCGATGTCGCAGGTGGAACACACCCACGCCGCGCTCCTGCGCCTCTGTGACGAGCTGCAGCAGCGTGCCGTGGCCCGGCTGCCACCCGAGCGCGACCTCGCCGCTCGCCTCGGCACGTCGCGGACGACCGTGCGCAAGGCCCTCGACATGCTGGAACGAGACGGCGTGATCCGGCGGGTCAGGGGCCGCGCGGGAGGCGCCTACCTCAGCCGCGTCGCGCCGGCACCGCTGTCACCGGAGGAGGCAGCGCCGTTCTGCAGTGGCCGTCCGCTGCAGCGCAGCCTGGGCACCGTCAAGGGAATCCCGCAGCTGTTGCACGAGCAGGGCTTCCGCGACGGCACCCAGGTGATCTCGGCGGGAATCGGCCGCCCGAGCCTCCGCGCGGCCCAGCACCTGGGTCTCTCGCCCGACACGGAGGTGGTCTCGCTGCTGCGGCTGCGGTTCGCCGACGGCGACACCCTCTCGCTGGAACGGATGTACCTCGCAGGCGAGCGGTGCACGGGCATCCTGGGAACGGCGCTCGACTCGGTCTACGAGCTCCTGAGTTCGAACCTCGGGGTCACCGTGTC encodes:
- a CDS encoding sodium:solute symporter yields the protein MLVMLGMLAVFYGIVIFILYRTQQRTTPSFNEYSVGGRSYGPWYVAMCYVNSWWPGATFIAFFGLAAGSGVFGFYGLAYSILGVAMMYFMATRAWRWGARYNLRSQPDLLGLRFDSRPVKVVASVIGIVSLFPWVVLGMQAFGEIFQYASGGSWSVTACLVIGLAVIVIRQYWTVRMGMRGLIMTDAFQGIVAYVFSAVLCVFLLSGLGGGPISFATLAELPREILQVPGDGGQYGPLYLFSLIFTGVVGSLCWPTSFQRIYTASGVRTVKAATVRTVLISGVFYTLLMLLGIAATSMPEVAAQPQAGWFTIMETYGGTWLLGLGLTIVFAASMGHIDGSVQVCGLQIANDLVDSEKRKLSDAQLTSIAKSSMIVFMALAGVVAYLTFNLDRLQLLAQISYQGIVQLAVPLFLGVFWRGGNRHGALAGMLSGFGVAMVLTIIYPDDIAVLGSITGGIIGLAVNLVVFLVVSAATGTSAEEKARVDAMFEVARNPVRVSDPAPTFVPQPADG
- a CDS encoding GntR family transcriptional regulator, coding for MSQVEHTHAALLRLCDELQQRAVARLPPERDLAARLGTSRTTVRKALDMLERDGVIRRVRGRAGGAYLSRVAPAPLSPEEAAPFCSGRPLQRSLGTVKGIPQLLHEQGFRDGTQVISAGIGRPSLRAAQHLGLSPDTEVVSLLRLRFADGDTLSLERMYLAGERCTGILGTALDSVYELLSSNLGVTVSVTDESIELATIGESVGAMLGQAAGTPVLRLERVGYDQHERPVEYSVDLFRADRTRFSGRRTA
- a CDS encoding inositol monophosphatase family protein → MGAPIVTSGSQGVPRNAMALPAFHTGRVGPEMVYPEPEDVQLSLSRTADAAVDIISEAGEIAKYWYEKASYRVDTKDDGSPVTQADREVELFLRKALARRFPDDGVLGEEFGEHVGSSGRRWIVDPIDGTKSFIRSVPLYANLLALEEDGEITFGAINLPSAGVLIHAEKGAGCWRNGAPARVSGRDRLDGSYVMATWLEDWAPDTIRQLNSRGVILRTWGDAYGYAMVACGHAEAIVDYTTKAYDLAPMPVIIAEAGGRFTSLDGTCDFDCGNGIASNGLLHDSVLELVN